A single window of Salvia splendens isolate huo1 chromosome 8, SspV2, whole genome shotgun sequence DNA harbors:
- the LOC121744234 gene encoding homeobox-leucine zipper protein ATHB-52-like, which translates to MDQFAYPANPKQQTKEKKRLSEEQVRLLEWNFNFNKKLDSDHRSRLALELGILPRQVAIWYQNKRARDKIQGLEMEHKGLQMQLESVLIDNSRLRKEVERLKVGITRAQGATRTTCTSFNFGVSSHVRDPFYD; encoded by the coding sequence ATGGATCAATTCGCTTATCCCGCAAATCCAAAGCAACAAACCAAAGAGAAGAAAAGGCTGAGTGAGGAGCAAGTGAGGCTATTGGAATGGAATTTCAACTTCAATAAGAAGTTGGACTCCGACCACAGGTCCCGCCTAGCACTTGAGCTCGGTATCCTGCCTAGGCAAGTGGCGATATGGTACCAAAACAAGCGGGCGCGTGACAAAATCCAAGGGCTAGAGATGGAGCACAAGGGCTTGCAGATGCAACTCGAGAGTGTGTTGATCGATAACTCGAGGCTTAGGAAGGAAGTAGAGAGACTCAAGGTGGGGATAACTAGGGCCCAAGGTGCCACCAGGACCACCTGCACCTCTTTCAACTTTGGAGTCTCATCACATGTACGAGACCCGTTTTATGATTAG